A genomic stretch from Chitinophagaceae bacterium includes:
- a CDS encoding N-acetylornithine carbamoyltransferase gives MKQFISVHDVKDINALVEKALAYKANPLKDQELGKGKRMGLIFLNPSLRTRLSTQIAAENLGMHPIVFNVGSEGWSWEFEEEAIMSGTSVEHVKDAAPILGNYFDVLAIRTFPSLQNKKDDYSELFIKQFIKYAGVPVVSLESATLHPLQSLTDIITIKETFTEKRRPKIVLTWAPHIKPLPQCVANSFAQWINAWGEADFVITHPEDYELDEQFTQGATITHNQDEALKDADFVYVKNWSTYTDYGRIYCNDPAWMLTEEKLKATNEAKIMHCLPVRRNVELSDEVLDSKNSIVTQEASNRVWAAQTVLSEILKANG, from the coding sequence TTGAAACAGTTTATTTCCGTTCATGATGTAAAAGACATTAATGCTTTGGTTGAAAAAGCATTAGCGTATAAAGCAAACCCGTTAAAGGATCAGGAACTGGGTAAAGGCAAGCGCATGGGTTTGATTTTTTTAAACCCAAGTCTGCGTACAAGATTAAGCACGCAGATTGCTGCAGAGAATTTGGGCATGCATCCGATTGTGTTTAATGTGGGCAGCGAAGGCTGGAGCTGGGAATTTGAAGAAGAAGCCATCATGAGCGGTACATCCGTAGAACATGTAAAAGATGCAGCACCTATTCTGGGAAATTATTTTGATGTATTGGCGATCCGTACGTTTCCTTCTTTACAAAATAAGAAAGATGATTACAGTGAGTTATTCATCAAACAGTTTATTAAGTATGCAGGTGTTCCGGTTGTGAGCCTGGAAAGTGCAACACTTCATCCGCTCCAATCATTGACAGATATCATTACAATAAAGGAAACATTTACAGAAAAACGCAGACCTAAAATAGTTCTTACCTGGGCGCCACATATCAAACCCCTGCCGCAATGTGTGGCCAACAGTTTTGCACAATGGATCAACGCATGGGGAGAAGCAGACTTTGTGATTACACATCCCGAAGATTATGAACTGGATGAACAATTCACACAAGGAGCAACCATCACACATAACCAGGACGAAGCATTGAAGGATGCTGATTTTGTGTATGTAAAAAACTGGAGCACTTATACAGACTACGGAAGAATTTATTGTAACGACCCTGCGTGGATGCTGACAGAAGAAAAACTAAAAGCAACCAACGAAGCTAAAATTATGCATTGTCTTCCGGTAAGAAGAAATGTGGAACTGAGCGATGAAGTACTGGATAGTAAGAACAGTATAGTAACACAGGAAGCAAGTAACAGGGTGTGGGCTGCACAAACAGTTTTATCAGAAATTTTAAAAGCAAATGGATAA
- the argB gene encoding acetylglutamate kinase, with protein sequence MDKLIVIKIGGNIIDDETKLSSFLQSFASVEGKKILVHGGGKVATKIGEGLGIESKYVDGRRITDAATIDLVTMVYAGLINKKLIAQLQSLNCNAIGVTGADGNLIPANKRPIKEIDYGFVGDVLSEKITTDSWKHLLNNGFIPVVAPITHDGKGQLLNTNADTIAQEVAKAMSSLYEVQLVYSFEKSGVLLDADDDSTVIAQINPSAYQRLKSEGKIFAGMIPKLDNAFAALNSGVKKVIIGKAEELNGLIEGTKGTTINNQL encoded by the coding sequence ATGGATAAGCTGATAGTCATAAAGATTGGAGGAAACATTATTGATGATGAAACAAAACTCTCATCGTTCCTGCAGTCATTTGCTTCTGTTGAAGGAAAGAAAATTCTTGTACACGGTGGCGGCAAGGTTGCTACAAAGATTGGTGAAGGACTTGGGATAGAAAGTAAGTACGTTGATGGAAGAAGAATAACTGATGCTGCTACCATTGATCTTGTAACAATGGTCTATGCAGGACTCATCAATAAAAAACTGATTGCACAGCTTCAATCACTTAACTGTAATGCAATTGGTGTTACTGGTGCTGATGGGAATTTAATTCCTGCAAATAAGCGCCCTATAAAAGAAATTGATTATGGATTTGTGGGCGATGTACTGTCAGAAAAAATTACAACAGACAGCTGGAAGCATCTGTTAAACAATGGATTTATTCCGGTAGTGGCGCCAATTACACATGATGGCAAAGGACAATTATTAAATACCAATGCAGATACTATTGCACAAGAAGTGGCAAAAGCGATGAGCAGCCTGTACGAAGTGCAACTGGTATATTCATTTGAAAAAAGCGGAGTGTTGCTCGATGCAGATGATGACTCAACAGTTATTGCTCAGATCAACCCATCAGCTTATCAGCGTTTAAAAAGTGAAGGAAAAATATTTGCAGGCATGATCCCCAAACTGGATAATGCATTTGCAGCATTGAACAGCGGAGTTAAAAAAGTTATCATCGGTAAAGCCGAAGAATTAAACGGGTTAATAGAGGGAACAAAAGGAACAACCATTAATAATCAGTTATGA
- a CDS encoding NADH-quinone oxidoreductase subunit C, giving the protein MKKIETSIEKLKSDIADYYKPDQHHFIVMNAVDLGEKMEIQWFFSDYAYPCDTTCFFAIVNPAEEIPSIKEIVVSAWVAEAELVDLMNIKIENTEKGFVLEPDFESGPLRKKK; this is encoded by the coding sequence ATGAAGAAGATTGAAACATCAATAGAAAAATTAAAAAGTGATATCGCTGATTATTACAAACCCGATCAGCATCATTTCATTGTAATGAATGCGGTTGACCTGGGAGAGAAGATGGAGATACAATGGTTCTTCAGCGATTATGCCTATCCCTGCGATACAACCTGTTTTTTTGCAATCGTTAATCCTGCTGAAGAAATTCCAAGCATCAAAGAGATTGTTGTGTCAGCATGGGTTGCAGAAGCTGAGCTGGTGGATTTGATGAATATCAAAATCGAAAACACCGAAAAAGGATTTGTACTGGAACCAGATTTTGAAAGCGGACCATTAAGAAAGAAAAAATAA
- the argG gene encoding argininosuccinate synthase: MVNKKIVLGFSGGLDTTYCAKYLSDEMGYEIHSVIVNTGGFSEEELKKIEAHAYKLGVKTHTTVDAVKGYYERIIKYLVFGNCLKNNTYPLSVSAERLSQALHIAEHAKKLNADAVAHGSTGAGNDQVRFDMIFHIMIPGVEIITPIRDMKLSREDEITYLKSKGVEMNFEKAAYSINKGLWGTSIGGKETLNSKGMLPEEAWPTQVTKTGSEEVKLHFEKGELKGVNDQQFSHPVEAINYLQSLAGPYGIARDIHVGDTIIGIKGRVGFEAAAPMVILKAHHALEKNVLTKWQLQWKDTLAQFYGNWMHEGQILDPVMRDLEAYFESSQRNVTGDVFVQLMPYRFQVIGIESKYDLMSAKFGKYGEMNTGFTGDDVRGFSKIFGNQTSIWTAVQAENEK, translated from the coding sequence ATGGTAAACAAAAAAATTGTACTCGGATTCAGTGGCGGACTTGATACTACTTATTGCGCCAAATACCTCAGCGATGAAATGGGATATGAAATTCACTCGGTAATTGTTAACACCGGGGGATTCAGTGAAGAAGAGTTGAAAAAGATTGAAGCACATGCATACAAGCTTGGCGTAAAAACACACACAACAGTTGATGCGGTGAAAGGTTATTACGAACGCATCATTAAATACTTAGTGTTTGGCAATTGCTTAAAAAATAATACATATCCATTAAGTGTAAGTGCCGAACGTTTAAGCCAGGCTTTACATATTGCAGAACATGCAAAGAAATTAAATGCTGATGCAGTAGCACACGGAAGCACAGGAGCTGGCAATGACCAGGTTCGTTTTGATATGATTTTTCATATCATGATTCCCGGAGTGGAAATCATCACACCCATCCGAGATATGAAACTGAGCCGTGAAGATGAAATCACTTACTTAAAAAGTAAGGGAGTGGAAATGAACTTTGAAAAAGCAGCTTACTCGATTAATAAGGGACTGTGGGGAACAAGCATTGGCGGAAAAGAAACCCTCAACAGTAAAGGCATGTTACCCGAAGAAGCATGGCCAACGCAAGTAACTAAAACCGGAAGCGAAGAAGTTAAACTTCATTTCGAAAAAGGAGAACTGAAAGGAGTAAATGATCAGCAGTTTTCACACCCGGTTGAAGCCATCAACTATTTACAATCATTAGCAGGTCCTTATGGTATTGCAAGAGATATTCATGTGGGAGATACCATCATTGGTATTAAAGGAAGAGTTGGTTTTGAAGCAGCGGCACCAATGGTGATTTTGAAAGCACATCATGCGCTGGAGAAAAATGTACTTACCAAATGGCAGTTGCAATGGAAAGATACACTGGCGCAATTTTATGGCAACTGGATGCATGAAGGACAGATCCTTGATCCGGTGATGCGTGATCTTGAAGCTTATTTTGAAAGCAGTCAGCGGAATGTTACCGGTGATGTATTTGTGCAGCTGATGCCTTACCGTTTCCAGGTAATTGGTATTGAAAGCAAATATGATCTCATGAGTGCAAAGTTTGGTAAGTATGGTGAAATGAATACCGGGTTTACTGGAGATGATGTTAGAGGGTTTTCAAAGATCTTCGGCAATCAGACTTCTATCTGGACTGCTGTTCAGGCAGAGAATGAAAAATAA
- a CDS encoding hydrogenase maturation nickel metallochaperone HypA: MQIGQLSSIEIDSLRFAFEAIKSNTVLEKAELNIDIIEGEAKCLDCQTVFHLNAYGTACPNCKSYGVTILKGTEMKILSLTIDE, translated from the coding sequence ATGCAGATTGGTCAGCTCAGCAGCATTGAAATTGATTCTCTCCGTTTTGCTTTTGAAGCAATCAAATCAAATACTGTACTTGAAAAAGCCGAACTCAATATTGATATAATAGAAGGCGAAGCAAAATGCCTGGACTGTCAAACTGTGTTTCATCTCAACGCTTACGGCACTGCCTGTCCCAATTGTAAAAGCTATGGCGTCACGATTTTGAAAGGAACAGAAATGAAAATTCTCAGTCTTACAATTGATGAATAA
- a CDS encoding nickel-dependent hydrogenase large subunit, with the protein MGKQYEIPVGAQHISLLEPLHFKFTTVNEKIKSTEANVFYVHRGIELACCSKFKFRQVSFVVGRVCGLCSISHSTAYSQVAEKLLKIEIPTRAKYLRMLVIELDRIHSHLLCLSHVAENSGFEALFMKTMQYREFSMEVLEAVCGNRVQYDFAIVGGVSRDLKPEIGRWILERMKSFMPQLEELVDIYQNNWTLSLKNKGIGVLTKENAMRLNVVGPFARAAGLAIDVRNETEDLLPWKEVGFEMITDTAGDVHARNMLRLREIYVSIRIIENIINGLPESALITETKAFPDGEATVRLEAPRGELFYYAKGNKTQVLERLKIKAPTFSNVGAMAETFKGNEYGSVPAIIASYDPCLSCTAR; encoded by the coding sequence ATGGGAAAGCAATATGAAATACCGGTAGGTGCCCAGCATATTTCACTGCTGGAGCCTCTCCATTTTAAGTTCACCACGGTGAATGAAAAAATTAAAAGTACCGAAGCGAATGTGTTTTATGTACACCGTGGTATAGAACTTGCCTGTTGTTCAAAGTTTAAATTCAGGCAGGTAAGTTTTGTGGTTGGACGTGTATGTGGTTTATGTTCAATTTCACATTCTACTGCTTATTCACAGGTAGCTGAAAAATTACTGAAGATTGAAATCCCAACAAGAGCAAAGTATTTGCGGATGCTGGTAATTGAACTCGACCGTATTCATTCACATTTATTATGTCTCAGCCATGTGGCAGAAAACTCCGGCTTTGAAGCATTGTTCATGAAAACCATGCAGTACAGGGAGTTTTCAATGGAAGTGTTAGAAGCTGTTTGCGGCAACCGTGTTCAATACGATTTTGCAATTGTGGGCGGAGTATCCCGTGATTTAAAACCTGAGATTGGCAGGTGGATTTTAGAGCGAATGAAAAGTTTTATGCCGCAGTTAGAAGAACTGGTTGACATCTATCAAAACAACTGGACACTGTCTTTAAAAAATAAAGGCATTGGCGTTCTTACAAAAGAAAATGCAATGCGGCTGAATGTAGTTGGACCGTTTGCAAGAGCTGCAGGTTTAGCAATTGATGTGCGTAACGAAACAGAAGACCTGTTACCGTGGAAAGAAGTTGGTTTTGAAATGATCACAGATACAGCAGGAGATGTACATGCAAGAAATATGCTGAGGCTTCGTGAAATCTATGTTTCTATCCGCATCATTGAAAACATCATTAACGGGTTACCGGAGTCAGCACTCATCACTGAAACAAAAGCATTTCCTGATGGAGAAGCAACCGTTCGGTTAGAAGCACCAAGGGGTGAATTGTTTTATTATGCCAAAGGAAATAAAACGCAGGTGCTGGAACGGTTAAAAATTAAAGCACCCACATTCTCCAATGTAGGGGCTATGGCTGAAACATTCAAAGGAAATGAATATGGAAGTGTTCCCGCTATTATTGCATCATATGACCCATGCCTTTCATGTACTGCGAGATAA
- a CDS encoding 4Fe-4S dicluster domain-containing protein, with protein MKTFFKALGNVLKKPVTTKYPFEQTYKPDDYRGLIGFEENLCIWCRRCETACPPGAIVFSQDMEGKQTYHYNRAVCIYCGECVRSCPKEGALFQTAEPAPCALKAENINNGWNKLFDEAIASREEYAAEKKRKAAAAKSAEVKKDTESKEGS; from the coding sequence ATGAAAACATTTTTTAAAGCACTTGGAAACGTATTAAAGAAACCGGTAACAACAAAGTACCCGTTTGAGCAAACCTATAAGCCCGATGACTACCGTGGTTTAATTGGTTTTGAAGAAAACCTTTGTATCTGGTGCCGCCGTTGTGAAACGGCCTGTCCTCCCGGAGCTATTGTTTTTTCACAGGATATGGAAGGGAAACAAACTTATCATTATAACAGGGCGGTTTGTATTTATTGCGGCGAATGTGTTCGTTCCTGTCCAAAAGAAGGAGCACTTTTCCAAACTGCTGAACCGGCTCCCTGTGCATTAAAAGCAGAAAACATCAACAACGGCTGGAACAAATTATTTGATGAAGCAATTGCAAGCCGTGAAGAGTATGCCGCTGAAAAGAAACGAAAAGCAGCAGCAGCAAAATCTGCGGAGGTAAAAAAAGATACAGAAAGCAAGGAAGGTTCTTAG
- a CDS encoding M20 family metallo-hydrolase — protein MSEQINILQQQAIELLKELIATPSFSKEEEETAAIIGKFFALKGIPANRVGNNIYALNKNYDVAKPSILLNSHHDTVKPNKGYTQDPFTPIEKEGKLFGLGSNDAGGCLVSLIATFLHFYKKENLSHNIVFAASAEEEISGVNGIELVLPYLGNINFGIVGEPTKMEMAVAERGLMVIDCVANGKAGHAARNEGVNALYIAIEDIDWIRNCKFDKVSPLLGESRMTVTIIGTDNQQHNVVPPQCKFVIDARVNELYTFDEILDSLKQNLKSQFKPRTTRMKSTSIPMDHPLIKAGIELGRGYYGSPTTSDKALMPFPALKMGPGDSARSHTADEFIYIDEIKEGIELYIKLLNAIL, from the coding sequence ATGAGCGAACAAATAAACATATTACAGCAGCAGGCTATTGAGTTATTAAAAGAATTGATTGCCACTCCTTCTTTCAGTAAAGAAGAAGAAGAAACAGCAGCAATCATCGGCAAATTTTTTGCACTCAAAGGGATACCTGCAAACAGGGTTGGCAATAATATTTATGCATTGAATAAAAATTATGATGTAGCCAAACCTTCTATTCTGCTGAACTCACATCATGATACGGTAAAGCCCAACAAAGGATATACACAGGATCCGTTTACGCCTATTGAAAAAGAGGGAAAGCTGTTTGGTCTTGGCAGCAATGATGCCGGCGGTTGTCTTGTTTCACTTATAGCTACGTTTTTGCATTTTTATAAAAAGGAAAACCTCTCACACAATATTGTATTTGCTGCTAGTGCAGAGGAAGAGATAAGTGGTGTAAATGGAATTGAGCTTGTTCTTCCTTATCTCGGCAATATCAACTTTGGTATTGTTGGTGAGCCAACTAAAATGGAAATGGCCGTTGCTGAAAGGGGGCTGATGGTGATTGACTGTGTTGCTAATGGCAAAGCTGGTCATGCTGCAAGAAACGAAGGGGTGAATGCTTTGTATATTGCCATTGAGGATATTGACTGGATCCGTAATTGTAAGTTTGATAAAGTAAGTCCGCTGTTAGGCGAATCAAGAATGACTGTAACAATCATTGGTACAGACAACCAGCAGCACAATGTGGTTCCACCGCAATGTAAATTTGTGATTGATGCCCGGGTAAATGAACTGTATACATTTGATGAAATACTGGATTCACTGAAACAAAACCTGAAGAGCCAGTTCAAACCACGTACAACAAGAATGAAATCAACTTCAATACCAATGGATCATCCGTTGATCAAAGCAGGTATTGAATTGGGCAGGGGGTATTATGGTTCACCTACAACAAGTGATAAAGCTTTGATGCCTTTTCCAGCTTTAAAGATGGGTCCCGGTGACAGTGCAAGAAGTCATACTGCAGATGAATTTATATATATAGACGAAATAAAAGAAGGGATAGAATTATACATCAAACTCTTAAACGCCATTCTATGA
- a CDS encoding N-acetyl-gamma-glutamyl-phosphate reductase, protein MKIKVGIIGGAGYTGGELIRLLINHPAAELSFIHSRSNAGKPVYTVHQDLFGDTELKFTGELSNEADVLFLCLGHGESKKFLIENTIDEKIKVIDLANDFRLQVGSQIGNRKFIYGLPELNREQIKSAQNIANPGCFATTLQLGMLPLAKAGLLKDVYTTGITGTTGAGQGLSATSHFSWRANNIQAYKTLTHQHLGEIGESLLQLQPNSDITVNFVPWRGDFTRGIFISSQMHCNLSLVELNKLYEDYYAGAVFTHVTKEAVFLKQVVNTNKCIIQLEKVGDIVVVHSAADNLLKGASGQAVQNMNLLFGLDERTGLNLKANYF, encoded by the coding sequence ATGAAAATAAAAGTTGGAATTATTGGCGGTGCAGGTTATACCGGCGGAGAATTGATCCGTTTACTGATCAATCATCCTGCTGCTGAACTTTCTTTTATTCACAGCAGAAGCAATGCAGGTAAACCTGTTTATACTGTTCACCAGGATTTATTTGGTGATACAGAGTTGAAGTTCACCGGTGAGCTTTCAAATGAAGCAGATGTATTGTTTTTATGTTTGGGTCATGGTGAATCAAAAAAGTTTTTAATAGAGAACACGATTGACGAAAAGATAAAAGTCATTGATCTGGCAAATGATTTCAGATTGCAGGTAGGTTCTCAAATCGGTAACCGCAAATTCATTTATGGATTACCTGAATTAAACAGGGAACAAATTAAATCTGCACAGAACATCGCCAACCCCGGCTGTTTTGCTACTACTTTACAACTTGGTATGTTGCCGTTGGCAAAAGCAGGTTTGCTGAAAGATGTATATACAACCGGTATCACGGGCACTACAGGTGCAGGGCAGGGTTTATCTGCTACCTCACATTTCAGTTGGAGAGCTAATAACATCCAGGCATATAAAACATTAACTCATCAGCACCTGGGAGAAATCGGCGAATCTCTTTTGCAGTTACAGCCCAACAGTGATATCACTGTCAACTTTGTTCCCTGGCGTGGCGATTTTACAAGAGGAATTTTTATCAGCTCACAAATGCATTGCAACTTGAGTTTAGTTGAGTTAAATAAACTTTACGAAGACTACTATGCAGGTGCTGTGTTTACACATGTAACAAAAGAGGCTGTTTTTTTAAAGCAGGTGGTGAATACAAATAAATGTATCATCCAGCTGGAGAAAGTTGGAGACATCGTGGTTGTACATTCAGCAGCAGATAATTTATTAAAGGGGGCAAGCGGTCAGGCTGTACAGAATATGAACCTGCTGTTTGGTCTCGATGAAAGAACAGGACTAAATTTAAAAGCAAACTATTTTTAA
- a CDS encoding aspartate aminotransferase family protein, with translation MNLFDVYPLNNIAITKAKGSYVWDDKGEQYLDLYGGHAVISIGHTHPHWVKRIEEQLNKIAFYSNSIKIPLQEQLAEKLGKISGKEDYQLFLCNSGAEANENALKLASFYNGRKMIVAFSKAFHGRTSLAVSATDNKNIIAPVNETDNVIFLPFNDQQALEDCFKEQGKEISSVIIEGIQGVGGINVADSSFLKKIRTLCDEYGAVYIADSVQCGYGRSGKFFSHDLSGVNADIYSMAKGMGNGFPIGGIIIAPHIKPKHFMLGTTFGGNHLACAAALAVLEVIEEEKLMGNAVMVGKYLREELEKIEELKNVRGKGLMIGFDVPEELKDLKKNLLINQKIFTGEAKPNVIRLLPSLALKKRDAEHFIEAIKEEIEKLKG, from the coding sequence ATGAATTTATTCGACGTTTACCCGCTTAACAATATCGCCATTACAAAAGCCAAAGGCAGTTATGTATGGGATGATAAAGGCGAGCAGTATTTGGATCTCTATGGCGGGCATGCTGTTATCAGTATTGGACATACTCATCCGCATTGGGTAAAACGAATTGAAGAGCAGTTAAATAAGATTGCTTTCTATTCCAACTCTATCAAAATTCCATTGCAGGAACAACTGGCAGAGAAATTGGGGAAGATTTCGGGAAAAGAAGACTATCAGCTCTTCTTATGCAATTCAGGTGCAGAAGCAAATGAAAATGCATTAAAACTTGCAAGCTTTTACAACGGAAGAAAAATGATTGTTGCCTTCAGCAAAGCATTTCACGGAAGAACATCGCTGGCTGTAAGTGCAACAGATAATAAAAATATTATTGCCCCGGTGAATGAAACCGACAACGTGATCTTTCTTCCGTTCAATGATCAACAGGCACTGGAAGATTGTTTTAAAGAGCAGGGTAAAGAAATTTCATCTGTTATCATTGAAGGGATACAGGGAGTTGGCGGTATTAATGTAGCGGACAGTTCTTTCCTGAAAAAAATCAGAACACTCTGTGATGAATATGGTGCTGTTTATATTGCCGACAGTGTGCAATGCGGTTATGGAAGAAGCGGAAAATTTTTCAGCCATGATTTATCCGGGGTCAATGCTGACATCTACAGCATGGCAAAAGGAATGGGCAACGGCTTCCCCATTGGTGGAATTATTATTGCTCCGCATATCAAGCCTAAGCATTTTATGCTGGGAACAACATTCGGTGGTAACCATTTAGCCTGTGCGGCAGCACTCGCTGTACTGGAAGTGATCGAAGAAGAAAAACTAATGGGCAATGCCGTGATGGTTGGAAAATACCTGAGAGAAGAGCTGGAAAAAATTGAAGAGCTGAAAAATGTAAGAGGAAAAGGATTGATGATTGGCTTTGATGTGCCCGAGGAGTTAAAAGACCTGAAGAAAAATTTACTGATCAACCAGAAAATATTTACAGGCGAAGCAAAACCAAATGTGATCCGTTTGCTGCCAAGCCTGGCATTGAAGAAAAGAGATGCAGAGCATTTCATTGAAGCCATTAAAGAAGAAATAGAAAAGTTGAAAGGATAA